A window of the Pogona vitticeps strain Pit_001003342236 chromosome 4, PviZW2.1, whole genome shotgun sequence genome harbors these coding sequences:
- the CCDC190 gene encoding coiled-coil domain-containing protein 190 isoform X1: MSDQKLIYTFYLMHFMLKKASISILSLFIITCFRFLQGGPVTLPEPTWHGKEMPVWTLPSICHLSLSLGEGLREHVWWVKRDMTEGETSRRWEAKRRDVKRAEARLSRGLQSLEEARFSCLNSVTKEQKRLQEELVRLQKGRSKQKLSLSPGPMSVMLPFPLLFPQARQDYSGFHGSMWKKTFSKGRGLSEASQASFRPQTLNSDISGSAGDRKGHLPPLKPKDQNMADDRDMTTLRHSTSKQLIISAESGETEENNGTDDQGRDVGAQGSAIFVNIPGKRRPSLGQEKLIMDAEAYDADGCPRNMYSRPDFLKSYSEARKARYIRHKNVPAWEKELSLQDIFGHKRTIEHSGAECD; this comes from the exons ATGTCTGACCAGAAATTAATTTACACTTTTTATTTGATGCATTTCATGTTAAAAAAAGCCTCTATAtccattttgtctttatttatcATCACCTGTTTCAGATTTCTTCAGGGGGGGCCAGTCACTCTTCCAGAACCAACATGGCATGGGAAAGAAATGCCAGTGTGGACACTTCCAAGTATCTgtcatctttctctctccttaGGGGAAGGATTAAGGGAACACGTGTGGTGGGTAAAGAGAGACATGACAGAAGGAGAGACCTCAAGGCGCTGGGAGGCAAAGAGGAGGGATGTCAAGAGAGCAGAGGCCAGACTCAGCCGGGGCCTGCAGAGTTTAGAAGAAGCTCGGTTCTCCTGTTTGAATTCAGTAACGAAGGAGCAGAAGCGACTCCAAGAGGAGCTTGTGAGGCTGCAAAAAG GCCGCTCCAAGCAGAAACTCTCACTGAGTCCTGGGCCCATGAGCGTGATGTTGCCTTTCCCTCTGCTCTTTCCTCAAGCAAGGCAGGATTACAGTGGCTTCCATGGTTCCATGTG GAAGAAAACATTTTCCAAGGGCAGGGGACTTTCAGAAGCAAGCCAGGCTTCCTTTCGTCCACAGACACTCAACAGTGATATCTCAGGAAGTGCAGGGGACAGAAAAGGACACCTGCCACCCTTGAAGCCCAAAGATCAGAACATGGCTGATGACAGGGACATGACTACCCTTAGACATTCCACTTCCAAGCAACTAATTATTTCAGCAGAGTCTGGGGAGACAGAGGAGAATAATGGCACAGATGATCAAGGGAGGGATGTTGGAGCCCAAGGTAGCGCCATATTTGTGAACATTCCAGGAAAGCGAAGACCTTCCCTTGGCCAAGAGAAGCTGATCATGGATGCAGAGGCTTATGATGCTGATGGATGCCCCAGGAACATGTACAGCAGGCCAGATTTCCTGAAGTCCTATTCTGAAGCAAGGAAAGCCCGCTACATCCGTCACAAAAACGTTCCAGCCTGGGAAAAGGAACTTAGCCTCCAGGACATATTTGGGCACAAAAGGACCATAGAACATTCAGGAGCAGAATGTGATTAA
- the CCDC190 gene encoding coiled-coil domain-containing protein 190 isoform X2, with translation MTEGETSRRWEAKRRDVKRAEARLSRGLQSLEEARFSCLNSVTKEQKRLQEELVRLQKGRSKQKLSLSPGPMSVMLPFPLLFPQARQDYSGFHGSMWKKTFSKGRGLSEASQASFRPQTLNSDISGSAGDRKGHLPPLKPKDQNMADDRDMTTLRHSTSKQLIISAESGETEENNGTDDQGRDVGAQGSAIFVNIPGKRRPSLGQEKLIMDAEAYDADGCPRNMYSRPDFLKSYSEARKARYIRHKNVPAWEKELSLQDIFGHKRTIEHSGAECD, from the exons ATGACAGAAGGAGAGACCTCAAGGCGCTGGGAGGCAAAGAGGAGGGATGTCAAGAGAGCAGAGGCCAGACTCAGCCGGGGCCTGCAGAGTTTAGAAGAAGCTCGGTTCTCCTGTTTGAATTCAGTAACGAAGGAGCAGAAGCGACTCCAAGAGGAGCTTGTGAGGCTGCAAAAAG GCCGCTCCAAGCAGAAACTCTCACTGAGTCCTGGGCCCATGAGCGTGATGTTGCCTTTCCCTCTGCTCTTTCCTCAAGCAAGGCAGGATTACAGTGGCTTCCATGGTTCCATGTG GAAGAAAACATTTTCCAAGGGCAGGGGACTTTCAGAAGCAAGCCAGGCTTCCTTTCGTCCACAGACACTCAACAGTGATATCTCAGGAAGTGCAGGGGACAGAAAAGGACACCTGCCACCCTTGAAGCCCAAAGATCAGAACATGGCTGATGACAGGGACATGACTACCCTTAGACATTCCACTTCCAAGCAACTAATTATTTCAGCAGAGTCTGGGGAGACAGAGGAGAATAATGGCACAGATGATCAAGGGAGGGATGTTGGAGCCCAAGGTAGCGCCATATTTGTGAACATTCCAGGAAAGCGAAGACCTTCCCTTGGCCAAGAGAAGCTGATCATGGATGCAGAGGCTTATGATGCTGATGGATGCCCCAGGAACATGTACAGCAGGCCAGATTTCCTGAAGTCCTATTCTGAAGCAAGGAAAGCCCGCTACATCCGTCACAAAAACGTTCCAGCCTGGGAAAAGGAACTTAGCCTCCAGGACATATTTGGGCACAAAAGGACCATAGAACATTCAGGAGCAGAATGTGATTAA